A portion of the Paenibacillus hamazuiensis genome contains these proteins:
- the glf gene encoding UDP-galactopyranose mutase yields MNYDFLVVGAGFAGCVIAERLASAGYKIVILDKRPHIGGNAFDEFDSNGILIHKYGPHIFHTNSKQIFDYLSNFTQWRNYEHKVLAKIEDHLLPIPINRTTINKLYNLDLDEDEVKDFYEKVREPRNPILTSEDVVVNTVGYDLFNKFYKGYTQKQWGLKPSELSSGVAARIPVRSNDDDRYFTDTFQAMPLNGYTKMFEKMLEHLNIEVILNVDYFEIKNKFNVNHTIYTGPIDVFYNYCYGKLPYRSLNFVHEHFENIIQYQPVGTVNFPNDYDYTRITEFKHLTGQSHSGTSIVKEYPQSEGEPYYPIPRPENDALYKKYRELADAEKNVTFVGRLAQYRYYNMDQVVGAALTAADKLLTKLGEN; encoded by the coding sequence ATGAATTATGATTTTTTGGTAGTTGGTGCTGGATTCGCAGGTTGTGTAATTGCAGAAAGATTGGCATCTGCTGGATATAAAATAGTAATATTGGATAAAAGACCCCATATAGGCGGGAACGCTTTTGATGAGTTTGATTCTAACGGGATTCTCATCCATAAATATGGGCCTCATATATTCCACACTAATTCAAAGCAAATTTTTGATTATTTATCAAATTTTACACAATGGCGAAATTATGAGCACAAGGTTCTTGCAAAAATTGAAGATCATTTGTTGCCTATTCCGATTAATAGGACAACGATAAATAAACTTTATAACTTAGACCTTGATGAAGATGAAGTTAAAGATTTTTATGAGAAAGTAAGGGAACCTAGGAATCCTATATTAACAAGTGAAGACGTTGTAGTGAACACTGTAGGTTATGACTTATTTAATAAATTCTATAAAGGTTACACTCAAAAACAATGGGGATTAAAACCATCAGAACTTAGTTCTGGTGTTGCGGCAAGGATTCCAGTTCGTTCAAATGACGATGACAGATATTTTACTGATACTTTTCAAGCAATGCCTCTTAATGGATATACGAAAATGTTTGAAAAAATGTTAGAACATTTGAACATTGAAGTAATATTAAATGTTGATTATTTTGAGATAAAAAATAAATTTAATGTAAATCACACCATATATACCGGACCCATTGATGTCTTTTATAATTATTGCTATGGTAAACTTCCATATCGTTCATTAAATTTTGTTCATGAGCATTTTGAAAATATAATTCAATATCAACCTGTCGGTACGGTTAATTTTCCGAATGACTATGACTATACAAGAATAACTGAATTTAAACATTTGACAGGGCAATCTCATTCTGGAACATCGATAGTAAAGGAATATCCTCAAAGTGAAGGAGAACCATATTATCCTATTCCCCGTCCAGAAAATGATGCTTTATATAAAAAATATAGAGAACTAGCTGACGCAGAGAAAAATGTTACATTTGTAGGGAGACTGGCACAATATAGATATTATAATATGGATCAAGTCGTAGGTGCGGCTCTTACAGCTGCAGACAAGTTATTGACTAAGTTGGGTGAAAATTAA
- the galU gene encoding UTP--glucose-1-phosphate uridylyltransferase GalU: MCIRKAIIPAAGLGTRFLPATKAMPKEMLPIVDKPTIQYIVEEAVESGITDIIIVTGKGKRAIEDHFDNYFELEQNLLEKGKIELLDAVQKPSKLVDIHYIRQKEPKGLGHAVWCARKFIGNEPFAVLLGDDIVKAETPSLKQMIEVYNNFNSSVIGVKPVSIDEVSRYGIVNGKKSSDNSRITEINSLIEKPKKEEAPSNLAIMGRYILTPKIFELLDLQEVGTGGEIQLTDAINKLISFESIVAFEFDGVRYDVGEKLGYMKTLIDFALKRDDLKDELFKYLQTVVANSLVGSAD, from the coding sequence ATGTGTATAAGAAAAGCCATAATTCCTGCAGCTGGTTTAGGGACTAGATTTCTTCCGGCTACAAAGGCAATGCCTAAAGAAATGTTACCCATTGTAGATAAACCTACTATTCAGTATATTGTCGAAGAAGCTGTCGAATCAGGCATAACTGATATTATTATTGTGACTGGAAAAGGGAAGCGTGCTATAGAGGATCATTTCGATAATTATTTTGAATTGGAACAAAATTTATTGGAAAAAGGGAAAATTGAACTGCTGGATGCTGTTCAAAAACCGTCTAAATTAGTGGACATACATTATATTCGTCAGAAAGAGCCGAAAGGCCTTGGTCATGCTGTATGGTGTGCGAGAAAGTTTATTGGAAATGAGCCTTTCGCAGTGCTTTTAGGTGACGATATAGTAAAAGCAGAAACTCCGAGTTTAAAACAAATGATAGAGGTCTACAATAATTTCAATTCATCCGTAATTGGGGTGAAACCTGTAAGTATTGATGAAGTAAGCCGCTACGGAATTGTTAATGGCAAAAAATCTTCAGATAATTCTCGTATAACAGAGATAAATTCTTTAATTGAAAAACCAAAAAAAGAAGAGGCTCCATCGAATCTTGCAATAATGGGACGTTATATATTAACTCCAAAGATTTTTGAACTGTTAGATCTTCAAGAGGTAGGAACAGGTGGAGAGATACAACTAACCGATGCGATAAATAAACTTATAAGCTTTGAATCAATTGTAGCTTTTGAGTTTGATGGGGTTAGATATGACGTTGGTGAAAAATTAGGTTATATGAAAACTTTGATTGATTTCGCTTTAAAAAGAGATGATTTGAAAGACGAATTATTTAAATATTTACAAACGGTTGTTGCTAATTCCTTAGTTGGATCTGCTGATTAA
- a CDS encoding O-antigen ligase family protein encodes MAFENQNNKNNFVIPFLLALSIGLDGISLGSIGGGNLRLSYILIPVMFLIIIFQYDLSSSLKKDFKTFLISFIFVFYCLLSIFWAPSLNESIYNIIRLINGYLYFIIAWSLKFNRRSLLVFLTTISLIQALDVIRRFIMLLPLILSGTSANIVVQKISTMSSYAIQNSNAAAVVAGFGTIIAMYYLKKINNNDESYGYKRIFWLFIAGITSISIIFALSRTAILGVLIGLIIIYRSRIILISSGIMLFLLVLMLINNDIYSLFIGKIMYSESINNRIGLAKIALDLYLNSPIIGNGIGAITALFPYLNDIEVGNSYAHNLYLTIAAQLGTIGLLLFLILVVRIIKLRLIERDILGLALIGMLVSKAIFLFDLSEEYIWIIIAYCSISYKERRDCLN; translated from the coding sequence ATGGCTTTTGAAAATCAAAATAACAAAAATAACTTTGTTATCCCTTTTTTATTAGCGTTGTCTATTGGTCTAGATGGAATTTCATTAGGAAGTATTGGCGGAGGAAATCTTCGTTTATCTTATATATTAATTCCTGTGATGTTTTTGATTATTATTTTTCAATACGATTTATCTTCAAGTTTAAAAAAAGATTTTAAGACTTTTTTAATATCTTTCATTTTTGTTTTTTATTGTCTTTTGTCAATATTTTGGGCCCCTTCACTTAATGAATCGATTTATAATATAATACGACTTATAAATGGATATCTTTATTTTATAATTGCTTGGTCCTTAAAATTTAATCGGCGATCATTATTGGTTTTTCTAACAACAATTTCCTTGATTCAAGCTCTTGATGTAATTCGAAGATTTATTATGCTTTTACCTCTTATATTGAGTGGTACTTCAGCAAATATTGTAGTACAAAAAATTTCAACAATGTCATCATATGCAATTCAAAATTCAAATGCTGCTGCAGTTGTTGCAGGTTTTGGCACTATAATTGCAATGTATTATTTGAAAAAAATTAATAATAATGATGAAAGCTATGGATATAAGCGGATTTTTTGGTTATTCATTGCTGGTATTACCTCGATATCGATTATTTTTGCTTTGTCAAGAACAGCAATATTAGGTGTTTTAATTGGACTTATTATTATTTATAGAAGTAGAATAATTTTAATATCAAGTGGCATTATGTTATTTTTACTAGTTCTTATGTTAATAAATAATGATATATATTCATTATTTATTGGTAAAATTATGTATAGCGAATCAATAAATAATCGTATTGGTTTGGCCAAAATTGCCCTCGATTTATATTTAAATTCACCGATTATTGGAAATGGAATTGGTGCAATTACTGCATTATTTCCATATCTGAATGATATTGAAGTTGGTAATTCTTATGCCCATAACTTATACCTTACGATTGCTGCACAATTAGGGACCATAGGGTTATTACTATTTCTTATATTAGTTGTGCGTATTATAAAACTTAGATTGATAGAAAGAGATATCCTCGGGTTAGCTCTTATAGGGATGTTAGTATCAAAAGCAATTTTTCTATTTGATTTATCGGAAGAATATATATGGATTATTATTGCTTATTGTTCTATATCATATAAGGAGAGGAGAGATTGTTTAAATTGA
- a CDS encoding glycosyltransferase family 2 protein produces MLKISVLIPTYNADSYILDLIKSLQSQELNEKQTMEIIVIDSSSNDDTLEIIKNNFPQVKVITIANNCFNHGGTRNKLADEADGDFLLFMTQDALPCNNHLIKNLLHSFDLDNKIVVAYARQVARHDASDIEKFNRLFNYPDHSIVKKIEDVEKLGVKTFFNSNVCSMYRKDIFNKLDRFPDQSIMNEDMIFATKVINNGYKIYYCSEALVYHSHNYNLLQQFKRYFDIGTAFTQIKELKQLPSNGKEGFRFFLSLIQYLCKKRKFTRIPYAFFETVIKFFAYQLGKKNKQIPYKIRKLLSAYLK; encoded by the coding sequence ATGCTTAAAATTTCGGTTCTAATTCCAACATATAACGCAGATTCATATATTCTTGATCTAATAAAATCTTTACAATCACAAGAGTTAAATGAAAAACAAACCATGGAAATAATTGTAATTGACTCCAGTTCGAATGATGATACTTTAGAAATTATTAAAAATAATTTTCCACAAGTGAAAGTTATAACAATTGCTAATAATTGTTTTAATCACGGAGGTACTAGAAATAAATTAGCTGATGAAGCAGATGGTGATTTTCTTTTATTTATGACGCAAGATGCTTTACCTTGTAATAATCATCTAATTAAAAATTTATTACATTCTTTTGACCTTGATAATAAAATTGTTGTTGCTTACGCAAGACAAGTCGCTAGACATGATGCGAGTGATATAGAGAAATTTAATAGATTATTTAATTATCCCGATCATTCAATAGTGAAAAAAATTGAAGATGTTGAAAAATTAGGTGTTAAAACTTTTTTTAATTCAAATGTTTGTAGTATGTATCGTAAAGATATTTTTAATAAATTGGATCGGTTTCCAGATCAGTCAATAATGAATGAAGATATGATTTTCGCAACAAAAGTAATAAATAATGGGTATAAAATATATTATTGTTCTGAAGCTCTTGTTTATCATTCACATAATTATAATTTATTGCAACAATTTAAAAGATATTTTGACATTGGAACAGCATTTACTCAAATAAAGGAATTAAAACAGTTGCCTTCGAATGGAAAAGAAGGGTTTAGGTTTTTTCTTTCATTAATACAATATTTATGTAAAAAACGTAAATTCACTCGAATACCCTATGCTTTTTTTGAGACGGTAATTAAATTTTTTGCGTATCAATTAGGAAAGAAAAATAAACAAATTCCATATAAAATCCGTAAATTATTGTCTGCATATTTAAAATAA
- a CDS encoding glycosyltransferase family 2 protein: MDYNVTVIIPYYNGEKYINKTLQSIVNQTYRPLEIIIVDDGAKNPFQLKIDTTEISTKVIRQVNQGVAAARTTGLYAASGELVAFLDQDDIWEDTFLEKMVPYFSNKELGVVFSNVYFIDHNDTKINEVLYPSYHITLPVSGKIFPKEYYKLDVEDLVSNFIISPSQSILKKEALLSIEGFNKNIIGGADDWHLWIKLINNNWALLYEPMQLTGYRKHESNVSNNKFKMIDSEYQVISELKKTLNRSIISSFEREHRLRKAKVLAYDNQRIKGLFLLLSTICKFGVKKYSIISIVKVILALVLPSGFLKMLARYKKKNN, from the coding sequence ATGGATTATAATGTTACTGTAATAATTCCATATTATAACGGTGAAAAGTACATTAATAAAACGTTACAATCAATAGTAAACCAAACATATAGACCTTTAGAAATTATCATTGTAGACGATGGGGCGAAAAATCCTTTTCAGTTAAAAATTGATACTACTGAAATTAGTACTAAAGTAATTCGTCAAGTCAATCAGGGAGTAGCTGCAGCAAGAACGACTGGTTTATACGCCGCATCAGGAGAACTTGTTGCTTTCTTAGATCAAGACGATATTTGGGAAGATACATTTTTGGAAAAAATGGTTCCTTATTTTTCAAACAAGGAACTTGGTGTTGTATTTAGTAATGTATATTTCATTGATCATAACGATACAAAGATAAATGAAGTTTTGTATCCCAGTTATCATATTACACTTCCGGTTTCCGGTAAAATATTTCCTAAAGAATATTATAAGTTAGATGTTGAAGATTTAGTTAGCAATTTTATCATATCACCTTCGCAATCTATTTTAAAAAAAGAAGCACTTCTTTCTATTGAAGGATTCAACAAAAATATTATTGGTGGAGCAGATGATTGGCATCTGTGGATAAAATTAATTAACAATAATTGGGCATTGCTTTATGAACCAATGCAACTAACTGGATATAGGAAGCATGAATCAAATGTTTCCAATAATAAATTTAAAATGATTGACTCTGAATATCAGGTCATTTCAGAATTGAAAAAAACATTAAATCGAAGCATAATTAGTAGCTTTGAGAGAGAACATCGATTAAGGAAGGCAAAAGTTTTAGCTTATGATAACCAACGGATAAAAGGTCTTTTTTTATTATTATCAACAATTTGTAAATTTGGAGTAAAGAAATATTCAATAATTTCAATCGTTAAAGTTATATTAGCATTAGTGTTACCATCAGGATTCTTAAAAATGTTAGCAAGGTATAAAAAGAAAAATAATTAA
- a CDS encoding glycosyltransferase family 4 protein: protein MFKLRILILVSSDTLDGPGRCILNTIKNLNKDKYEVEVAFLRKTKQESIIDELKNLKINYLYLGNSNFLKGWLNIKAIIKGIIAIKKGKFQVIHSHLHRAAVFGFFISSFTKAPHICTVHNQEAHHTKRDLFSKIVTELEKRSYRQASNVVCVAEAVKKHVEENLLINKKKITVIPNCLNINDYPFKEKINSLKQILNINDKTILFGTMSRLAPQKGLFYLLEAFKNLTLKFKDLKSFLVLAGEGELREEISDWIKKNNLEDKIRMIGQQNPIDYLQQLDVFMLPSLWEGMPISLIEAMRYGLPCIVTDVGGNSELIEHGYNGIMVSSADVTNLEMAMQKLLADMEYAKKLGNNAQKTIMMKYNCLKTTKDFEQLYDKIIN from the coding sequence TTGTTTAAATTGAGGATACTTATTTTAGTTTCGTCCGATACTTTAGATGGACCTGGAAGATGCATATTAAATACAATAAAAAATCTAAATAAAGATAAGTATGAAGTAGAAGTAGCTTTTTTGAGAAAAACTAAACAAGAAAGCATTATCGACGAATTGAAAAATCTTAAAATTAATTATCTTTATCTTGGAAACAGTAATTTTTTAAAAGGTTGGCTTAATATAAAGGCAATTATTAAAGGTATTATAGCGATAAAAAAAGGTAAATTTCAAGTGATACATTCTCATCTACACCGAGCAGCCGTATTTGGTTTTTTTATCTCAAGTTTTACAAAAGCTCCGCATATATGTACTGTTCATAATCAAGAAGCCCATCATACTAAAAGGGATTTATTTTCCAAGATTGTTACAGAACTTGAAAAAAGGTCTTATAGACAAGCAAGTAATGTAGTTTGTGTTGCAGAAGCTGTAAAAAAACATGTTGAAGAGAATTTATTAATAAATAAAAAAAAGATTACTGTTATTCCTAATTGCTTAAATATAAATGATTATCCCTTTAAAGAAAAAATAAATTCCTTAAAACAAATATTAAATATTAATGATAAAACTATTTTATTTGGTACTATGAGTAGATTAGCTCCGCAAAAAGGATTGTTTTATTTATTAGAAGCTTTTAAAAACTTAACTTTAAAGTTCAAAGATTTAAAATCGTTTCTTGTTTTAGCAGGGGAAGGGGAACTGAGAGAAGAAATTAGCGATTGGATAAAAAAGAATAATTTAGAAGATAAAATTCGAATGATTGGTCAACAAAATCCAATAGATTATTTGCAACAATTGGATGTATTTATGCTTCCTTCACTTTGGGAAGGAATGCCTATTTCATTAATTGAAGCTATGAGGTATGGATTGCCCTGTATTGTTACAGATGTTGGTGGGAACTCCGAGTTAATTGAACATGGATATAATGGTATAATGGTCTCTTCCGCAGACGTAACAAATCTCGAAATGGCAATGCAAAAACTTTTGGCTGACATGGAATATGCAAAAAAGCTTGGAAATAATGCTCAAAAAACAATAATGATGAAATATAACTGCTTAAAAACAACAAAAGATTTTGAACAATTATACGACAAAATAATTAACTAA
- a CDS encoding Wzz/FepE/Etk N-terminal domain-containing protein, with product MQEEKKLKEIILVILDAKKLIILSTVLCMLLGVIISYSIKPTFEVSTNIMINNQDDKEQPVLKDLSPIGDYVKSKFVILKMIKELNLNYSAEYISSNLLVEVPKDANQIKLKVTGQDAGLITKMANYLADEVGAYLEISARLNMISSYQKRLIDAEDNLKVSNSELSEATKQLQGTQEKLLTEKSLSDDPYLQSVVAEATSGSNKKVGALQLRNEEINPLYTSLKTKVADLTIMVSRIQSDKQVIEERIASNQNKIDEIQKSIASNNNQSNDGLVNFVNKYSTVLITPAIEPVKPVTPKKIINTFLASLIGFVGGIFISLFRDYWKNSPVVERSQKNISL from the coding sequence ATGCAAGAGGAAAAAAAATTAAAGGAAATCATACTTGTAATTTTAGATGCGAAAAAACTTATTATATTGTCAACTGTTTTATGTATGTTATTGGGCGTAATTATAAGTTATAGTATTAAGCCAACTTTTGAGGTTTCTACAAATATTATGATAAATAATCAAGATGATAAAGAACAGCCAGTTTTAAAAGATCTATCTCCGATAGGAGATTATGTAAAAAGTAAATTTGTTATTTTGAAGATGATAAAAGAATTGAATTTAAATTACTCTGCTGAATATATCAGTAGTAACTTGTTAGTGGAAGTTCCAAAAGACGCCAATCAAATAAAGCTTAAAGTAACAGGCCAGGACGCCGGTTTAATAACGAAAATGGCGAATTATCTGGCAGATGAAGTTGGAGCATATCTCGAGATTTCTGCAAGATTAAATATGATATCTTCATATCAGAAACGTTTGATTGATGCTGAAGATAACCTCAAAGTTTCAAATTCAGAATTATCTGAAGCTACTAAACAGCTTCAAGGTACTCAGGAAAAATTACTAACGGAAAAATCATTGTCTGACGATCCTTACTTACAATCGGTTGTTGCAGAAGCAACGTCAGGGTCTAATAAAAAAGTTGGAGCATTGCAATTGCGAAATGAGGAAATAAACCCATTATATACATCTCTGAAAACAAAAGTAGCCGATTTAACTATAATGGTTTCTAGAATTCAATCAGATAAACAAGTTATAGAAGAGCGTATAGCATCTAATCAAAACAAAATAGATGAAATTCAAAAATCAATTGCTTCAAATAATAATCAATCCAATGATGGGCTGGTTAATTTTGTGAATAAATACAGTACAGTTTTGATAACTCCAGCTATTGAACCAGTTAAACCGGTAACTCCTAAAAAAATTATCAACACTTTTTTGGCTAGTTTGATTGGGTTTGTGGGAGGAATATTTATATCCTTATTTAGAGACTATTGGAAGAACAGTCCTGTAGTTGAAAGAAGCCAAAAGAACATTTCATTATAA
- a CDS encoding glycosyltransferase family 4 protein — protein MAKINFVVPPLDVNKFSGGIWCIMQYADGLAKKGHDVEIYPMLPSDEPKWYKGSAKIIVSKKSTRVSEALKIMPYLINCVLKRDKNKIKSSIQAFVEKLSLIEHKILPYELKKALTLNYLRNNLRNADVTMATSFETALPVLLYGRGKKFYFIQHFEPYFKNETENPLLAEKEALLSYNLGLNIIANSPWLKSKVEEYNSNSKIDLCENAINHEIFYGSPKIADENKIVKIISYGGRNAEWKGFKEMAEAVKISRHHLSEYTIEWYVYGDALLPPNNEIASYKSLGFLKPEQLAEAYKQSDILLSASWYESFPLFPIEAMACGLPVITTQYGTESYAIHEETAQIVEARNPENIANGLIKLIKDVQYRNTIAKNGNSISKLFTWDRSINKMNDLILEK, from the coding sequence ATGGCAAAAATTAATTTCGTTGTCCCTCCTCTGGATGTAAACAAATTCTCAGGAGGGATTTGGTGCATTATGCAATATGCAGATGGACTGGCCAAAAAAGGCCATGATGTCGAAATTTATCCAATGCTTCCCTCTGACGAACCGAAATGGTACAAAGGATCGGCAAAGATAATTGTTTCTAAAAAAAGTACAAGAGTTAGTGAAGCTTTGAAAATTATGCCTTATTTAATAAATTGTGTACTTAAACGAGATAAAAACAAAATAAAATCAAGTATTCAAGCTTTTGTAGAAAAATTAAGTTTAATAGAACATAAAATTTTGCCCTACGAATTAAAAAAAGCTTTAACACTAAATTATTTACGAAATAATTTACGGAATGCGGATGTTACGATGGCGACATCTTTTGAGACAGCACTACCAGTTTTATTATATGGACGTGGAAAAAAGTTTTATTTTATTCAGCATTTTGAACCTTATTTTAAAAATGAAACTGAAAATCCTTTGCTTGCTGAAAAAGAAGCTTTACTAAGTTATAATTTAGGTTTAAACATTATTGCAAATTCTCCTTGGTTAAAAAGTAAGGTTGAAGAATATAACAGTAATTCTAAAATTGATTTATGTGAAAATGCTATAAATCATGAAATTTTTTACGGATCTCCCAAAATTGCTGACGAAAATAAAATCGTAAAAATAATAAGTTACGGAGGAAGAAATGCAGAGTGGAAAGGATTTAAGGAAATGGCGGAAGCTGTTAAAATATCTCGCCACCATTTAAGCGAATATACAATAGAATGGTATGTGTACGGTGATGCACTTTTGCCTCCTAATAATGAAATAGCATCGTATAAATCATTAGGTTTCTTAAAACCTGAACAATTAGCAGAGGCGTATAAGCAATCGGATATTTTACTTAGTGCCTCATGGTATGAAAGTTTCCCCTTGTTCCCTATAGAAGCTATGGCGTGTGGATTGCCTGTAATAACTACACAATACGGAACTGAAAGCTATGCTATTCATGAAGAAACAGCGCAAATTGTGGAAGCGAGAAATCCTGAAAATATTGCAAATGGTTTAATAAAATTAATTAAAGACGTACAATATCGGAATACTATTGCTAAAAACGGAAATTCAATAAGTAAATTATTTACTTGGGATAGATCAATAAATAAAATGAATGATCTTATCTTGGAAAAATAA
- a CDS encoding flippase, translating into MKFLKNKLVSNIFSLFLLQGSNYILPLITLPYLIKVLGFEKYGLISFSTSFLQYFVILTDYGFQLSATKQISLNQENIDRKNLIFSSVMILKILIMIFSFIILFFMINSFNYFNENKIVYYISFLIVVGNVFFPVWFFQGIEKMKYITYFSVFSKILTTIAIFVFVKVENDYLLALFLQSIVTLLAGIFSFYFLFKKYSVRLMIPSLNDLIKELKMGWHIFLSTAAISLYTTSNIFILGLFTNNTTVGTFSAADKIIKAVQGLITPISQTIFPHINNLASESKTTALLFIKKILNKVGICFVIISILIYFGAECIVLLVFKGDLQVTNLIKIMAPVPTFVFYNTMFGTQVMLTFGLNKTFSNILIISGILNIIITFPLVYFFGSAGTALCVTFTEFFVTLIMFLVLRQKGYTLFSRERKYEL; encoded by the coding sequence ATGAAATTTTTGAAAAATAAACTAGTGTCTAATATCTTTTCTCTATTTCTTTTACAGGGCAGCAATTATATTCTTCCATTAATAACACTTCCCTATTTAATTAAAGTATTGGGTTTTGAGAAATATGGATTAATATCATTCTCAACCTCGTTTTTGCAATATTTTGTTATTTTAACAGATTATGGATTTCAACTTTCGGCAACTAAACAAATATCTCTTAATCAAGAAAATATAGATCGAAAGAACTTGATATTCAGTTCTGTTATGATATTAAAAATTCTTATTATGATTTTTTCTTTTATTATTTTGTTTTTTATGATTAATTCTTTTAATTACTTTAACGAAAATAAAATAGTATATTATATTTCATTTTTAATAGTAGTAGGTAATGTGTTTTTTCCGGTATGGTTCTTTCAAGGTATTGAGAAAATGAAATATATAACTTATTTTAGTGTTTTTTCAAAAATATTAACTACTATTGCAATTTTTGTGTTCGTTAAGGTGGAAAATGATTATTTATTAGCATTGTTTTTGCAATCAATAGTAACATTATTAGCAGGGATCTTTAGTTTTTACTTTCTGTTTAAGAAATACTCTGTTAGATTAATGATTCCCTCGTTAAATGATCTTATAAAGGAATTGAAAATGGGTTGGCATATTTTTTTATCGACAGCCGCAATTTCCTTATATACAACAAGTAATATCTTTATTTTAGGTTTGTTTACAAATAACACTACTGTAGGAACTTTTAGTGCTGCGGATAAAATTATTAAGGCTGTACAAGGTCTAATAACTCCGATCTCACAAACAATCTTCCCTCACATAAATAACTTGGCTAGTGAATCAAAAACAACGGCGCTGTTATTTATAAAAAAAATATTAAATAAAGTTGGTATTTGTTTTGTAATTATTTCAATATTGATTTATTTCGGAGCTGAATGCATTGTATTATTAGTTTTTAAAGGGGATCTTCAAGTAACTAATTTAATCAAGATAATGGCACCGGTTCCTACTTTTGTTTTTTACAATACTATGTTTGGAACCCAAGTTATGTTAACATTTGGGTTGAACAAAACTTTCAGCAATATATTAATAATATCAGGTATCTTAAATATAATTATAACATTTCCTCTCGTTTATTTTTTTGGAAGTGCAGGAACTGCTTTGTGTGTCACTTTTACAGAATTTTTTGTTACTCTTATTATGTTTTTAGTTTTGCGTCAGAAAGGTTATACTTTATTTAGCAGGGAGAGAAAATATGAATTATGA